The genomic segment CGGGCACTTGGCAGGCATGTGTATCCAGCACAGTGCTCTTTGCCATTGAGCATACATTGGTACTGGAATCCATGTAGCCCCTGTTAATTGTGTTTCTACACAATACATATACTGTTTAGCCTCCAATTCTAGAAGAAGGAACAGAATGCAATTATAAGAGAGATAACCAGTAGGCTCGAGGTTATAAGTGAAGTATGAAAAGAACTGGATATTCTGGCCTCAAGTCAAAGGCAGagatttaaggggaaaaataccAAATATGAGGTTGCCtgaaagaataatatataaaatccttTAGTCTAAGGGACATAGGAGTCAGGGAAGAGCACACATGTGACAGAAATTACCAggaaatgagagggaaaaaaaatctaagctgtATTAACATAAAACTGACTTCCAGCACAAGGCAGATGGCTATCTTGTCACCTGGAATGTTGCACCCATTTCCTGGTGACCCATTTGAAGAATACTATTAAGAAAATGGGaaatatcttgaaaataatcCAGAGATTGAAGACCAGGATTTTGAGGGGTCTGTGGACTCTGAGTTATCATGAAGGTCAAAGGAGTCATCAGCTGAGTTAAAGGTCCTGCAAAGGAAAATGCATTATCCTCTTCCAAATGTTTGAGTTGCCCCTGTGTAAGTGAAATATTAGAGATAAGATATGCATCTCCAGAGATAATAACTAGGGCCAAGGAGGAAGGGACATAAAGGTGGGACTTGGTAACACTTAGGGATGTTTGATAATGTCTGGCCGCCTAGCTTGCAATCAGTCAGAGCCTGGGATACTGCAGGTGGGACTCCATAATGAGAGTGCGATTGGAAGTGATAGCCTTGGAACCTTTCCAATGTGGACGACTCATGGTTATAGTAATAATTTTCAGTTAGATTTATTCCATTTTACCCACGGTTTTTGTGAGGGGCCCTTCTAAGATTTTTCTAAATCACTGAGAAGTTGTGATGGCTGAACCTTCTAAATTGAATTACCTTTCACAATGTGCTACCTATCCTTCCTGGAATAGAATAAGATCATTCTTATGTACTCAGAGTACACCTGTTTCCAGTtctgaaaaatcaaaatacttaCTTGTGCAAGTTTAAAGGTATTTGAGACTTGCATCTGATTAACAATCAACCCAAATTCACGGCTGCACTCcacaatgcctatcaaaatagtACCCTGGGAAGCTTGCACTGTGAGGCTATACCATGCTATGGAAATGGAAGGTGACAGTATTATCAACTTTATAATTATTGCTACATCCTCAGAAAGGAGGTTTTCATGGACGCAAAGTATTCTCATTACAGAGCTTTAGGATAAAATCTTCCTCTGGCAATCACTTTCCGTATGGCCATCTGGACATCTTTGTTCCTGAAGCTATACACCATTGGGTTCAACAACGGAGTCACAACTGTGTAGGTCATTGTCACAAGCCTGTCTTTGTTAGATGAGAACTTGGCTGAGGGCCGCAGGTAGACAGAGGAAGCACAGCCATAGTGGACAATGACCACAGTGAGGTGGGAGGCACAGGTGGAGAAGGCTTTCTGCTTGCCATCAGTGGATGGGATCTTCAGGATGGTATGGACAATAAAGCCATAAGATATGCAGATGAAAGTCAGGGGGACCATGAGGGCTAGAACTCCACCAATGAAGATGACCAGCTCATTGATGTAGGTTTCAGTACAGGCAAGCTGGATAACTGGTGAAATGTCACAGAAGTAGTGGTTGATTTTATTGAGACCACAGAAAGGGAGTTCAAAGACTAACAGGGAGCCTATCAGTGAGAACAAAAAGCCAATCAGAGCACAAGTGGCTGCCAAGTGTCCACATACCGGCCAGCTCATTAGGACAGGGTACCAAAGTGGATGACAGACAGCAGCATAGCGGTCATAACTCATGACCCCCAGCAGCATGCAATTAGTGACAGCAAaaccaaggaagaaaaacatcTGAGTGGCACAGTTAATAAATGAGATTGTTCTGAGCAGAGACAACAGATTTATGAGCATCTTGGGCAGGATGACAAAGGTGTAGCATGTCTCAGAGATGGAGAGGATCCCCAGGAAGAAGTACATAGGTACATGGAGGCTGCGATCCAGGCATATGACAGTGACAGTGGTGATGTTCCCACTCAGAATAATCAGATACAGGCACAGAAATATAGCAAAGAGGATGAGCTGGATTTCTCCAAGGTTGGAGAACCCCAGCAACAGGAACTCTGTGACAGAGGAGAAGATAGCCTGGTTGACTTGGTCCCCAAGATTGACCTACAGAGAACAGGAATGAAGGAACAGACTGTTTATTTACCCTGAAAGGTGCAGGTGGTTCATCCCACTATGACTGAGGAACAACAAATAGAAGGGGGAGGCAGATACTGGCAGGGAATGCCCTGTCGATTGTGTCGATTTATGGGCTGTTTCAAAACTCAGAGTACACCTGTCTCCAGTGACATTTCTGCATCTCTTCTAGTGCTTAGGTCTAGGTAATTTTTTCACACTGCTTATTTTGAATAGCAATTAGGGAATGGAAATGTCTGAAGATTTCCTGTGTGACAATCCATCTCTGCCATTTTTCATTTGTGTGGCCCTCTGTGCCTCTGTGTTCCCATCTGTAACATAAAGAGGCTAATAGCACCTCTCTCCCCAGTTCTTTATGGAAattaaagcacttagcacagcgcAAGCCCATTGTAGACTGTTAGTAGATGTCAGCTTCTGCTAcccatgttgtttaatctcccgGAAGTGGTGGCTAGCTCTTCTGATGTTTTCTATTGGATGTGATTTAAGTGTATTTCCacctaagattttctttttaaccctatagttttattttttcaaaactacTGAACCAACATTCAAACCCAACTTCTATCTGTGCAtatttttagtaataataataatatgttgaTGTTAGTTTGTCTTTTGATCGAATCCCACAACCTGTTTGACCCACTGGACAGAGGGGAGTTGGAAGGAGCCTTAGTGCACTAAAGTAGCTCTAGAATGATCTCAGGTTCTCACAGTCAGGCTGGTCATTGCTTTTACCACATGCATACCGCTCTGCCAGGAAGAGCAACCTGATTTAGAGTTCTGCTATAATTGTAGTTTTAAACCTCAGACAGAAATCCATCCAAACCATCAGACCTTTTCTCAGTATGAGCCGTTATATCTCTGCACATTTTCCCTGGATTTCCAACAGAGCTTACCACTGCGTTGGACACACCCGATCTTGAGGGGTTCAGCTCCTGCGATTTTTCTCCACTAAAGGATGGGCAGATCCTTTCCCCTCAATTCAATTAAAATcaaatggaacactacatcaaaaattaatgatgtaatgtatggtgattaataaaacataataaaaaatagttaaaaaaataaaaaataaaataaaatgtgaatttaataaagtaataaacGAACATCCCAAACAACCaaataactgaagaaaataaaaacacagtgtGGATTGCAAAATGAAATTCCTTAGCTAATGTAACTCAATTCAAGAGACCAACTGACTGCTGATCCCACACCTTTGGGGTGCAGTTCTTTCATCCGCACCAGCTCTGACTGCTTTCAGTTCCCTTGCTTTCAAGAGAAAGCTGGAAGCAGAagtatcagttttatttttctatctatgACTCTGGCTCTTCACAATCCTCTCTGCATCTCTTGATGGCTAAGGAAAGCACAGCACCAGGCTCTTCCCGGAGGAATATCATTCATTTACCTCCTCAGATCCCATCTCTAAGGCTTATGCCATAGATTCTTTGTCCACACAGTATTTGGACAATGAGGTCTAAAGACAATGGAAGGTCCGTAAGGGAAAACATCTCAGTTAGACactctttttaaacttttgtcc from the Halichoerus grypus chromosome 7, mHalGry1.hap1.1, whole genome shotgun sequence genome contains:
- the LOC118521349 gene encoding olfactory receptor 10R2-like, with amino-acid sequence MHVVKAMTSLTVNLGDQVNQAIFSSVTEFLLLGFSNLGEIQLILFAIFLCLYLIILSGNITTVTVICLDRSLHVPMYFFLGILSISETCYTFVILPKMLINLLSLLRTISFINCATQMFFFLGFAVTNCMLLGVMSYDRYAAVCHPLWYPVLMSWPVCGHLAATCALIGFLFSLIGSLLVFELPFCGLNKINHYFCDISPVIQLACTETYINELVIFIGGVLALMVPLTFICISYGFIVHTILKIPSTDGKQKAFSTCASHLTVVIVHYGCASSVYLRPSAKFSSNKDRLVTMTYTVVTPLLNPMVYSFRNKDVQMAIRKVIARGRFYPKAL